The Brachybacterium huguangmaarense genome contains a region encoding:
- the rplD gene encoding 50S ribosomal protein L4 encodes MAANLTVDVLDTTGAKSGTAELPASIFDVQTNVPLIHQVVTAQLAAARQGTHKAKTRGEVAGGGKKPYKQKGTGRARQGSIRAPQFAGGGVVHGPVPRDYSQRTPKKMKAAALRGALSDRARNGRIHVVSALLEGEAPSTKAALKTLSAASVRNHVLVVLRRDDELGALSSRNLPNAHVLYADQLNTYDVMLSDDIVFTSGALEDFIASATLSVPTSSFAQAKSAAAAEEESK; translated from the coding sequence ATGGCAGCGAACCTGACCGTCGACGTGCTCGACACCACCGGTGCGAAGTCCGGCACGGCCGAGCTCCCCGCGTCGATCTTCGACGTCCAGACCAACGTGCCCCTCATCCACCAGGTCGTCACCGCCCAGCTGGCCGCTGCCCGTCAGGGCACCCACAAGGCGAAGACCCGTGGCGAGGTGGCCGGCGGCGGCAAGAAGCCGTACAAGCAGAAGGGCACCGGCCGCGCCCGTCAGGGCTCGATCCGCGCTCCCCAGTTCGCCGGCGGCGGCGTCGTGCACGGGCCGGTCCCGCGCGACTACAGCCAGCGCACCCCGAAGAAGATGAAGGCCGCCGCCCTGCGCGGTGCCCTCTCGGATCGCGCCCGCAACGGCCGCATCCACGTCGTGAGCGCCCTGCTCGAGGGGGAGGCCCCCTCGACCAAGGCCGCGCTGAAGACCCTGTCGGCCGCCTCGGTCCGCAACCACGTGCTCGTGGTGCTCCGTCGCGACGACGAGCTCGGCGCGCTCAGCTCGCGGAACCTGCCGAACGCGCACGTCCTGTACGCCGATCAGCTGAACACCTACGACGTCATGCTCTCCGACGACATCGTGTTCACCTCCGGCGCGCTCGAGGACTTCATCGCCTCGGCCACCCTGTCCGTGCCCACGTCGTCCTTCGCCCAGGCGAAGAGCGCTGCGGCCGCTGAGGAGGAGTCCAAGTGA
- the rplC gene encoding 50S ribosomal protein L3: MSNELTGQRARALTGVLGTKLGMTQVWDENGKLVPVTVVQAGPCVVTQVRSVETDGYDAVQIAYGQIDPRKVSKPLKGHFDKAGVTPRRHLVELRTAAAGDYSVGQEIDASVFGAGQKVDVVGTTKGKGTAGVMKRHGFAGVSASHGAHRNHRKPGSIGGASTPGRVFKGLRMAGRMGNERASVQNLTVHAVDAEKGLVLVKGAVPGPKGGIVLIRSAAKSPVKEA, encoded by the coding sequence ACCCAGGTCTGGGACGAGAACGGAAAGCTCGTCCCGGTCACGGTCGTCCAGGCCGGTCCGTGCGTCGTCACGCAGGTCCGCTCCGTCGAGACCGACGGCTACGACGCCGTGCAGATCGCCTACGGGCAGATCGACCCCCGCAAGGTGTCCAAGCCGCTCAAGGGCCACTTCGACAAGGCCGGCGTGACCCCGCGCCGTCACCTGGTCGAGCTGCGCACCGCCGCTGCCGGCGACTACTCCGTCGGCCAGGAGATCGACGCGAGCGTCTTCGGCGCCGGCCAGAAGGTCGACGTCGTCGGCACCACCAAGGGCAAGGGCACCGCGGGCGTCATGAAGCGCCACGGGTTCGCCGGTGTGAGCGCCTCCCACGGCGCGCACCGCAACCACCGCAAGCCCGGCTCGATCGGTGGCGCCTCCACCCCCGGACGCGTGTTCAAGGGCCTGCGCATGGCCGGCCGCATGGGCAACGAGCGCGCCAGCGTCCAGAATCTGACCGTCCACGCGGTCGACGCCGAGAAGGGCCTCGTGCTCGTCAAGGGCGCCGTTCCCGGCCCCAAGGGCGGGATCGTGCTGATCCGCTCGGCCGCCAAGAGCCCCGTGAAGGAGGCCTGA